In Dolichospermum flos-aquae CCAP 1403/13F, the following proteins share a genomic window:
- a CDS encoding Uma2 family endonuclease: MVQQLAPASAPEIIYPDSDGQPMADNTKQYQWIVKIKENLEILFASRDDVFIAGDLLWYPIEGSVKTCQAPDVMVVFGRPKVDRGSYQQWKENNIPPQVVFEILSPGNRTPKMINKSLFYQRYGVEEYYIYDPDTIELSGFILAEDAFTVVEDINGWVSPRLGIRFQITPDNLEIYYPDGRKFLTSLELNQVAEQEYQRAEQEYQRAEQERHGKEIAIQQYQELLAKLQAKGIDLETL; this comes from the coding sequence ATGGTACAGCAATTAGCACCAGCAAGCGCACCAGAAATCATCTATCCTGACAGCGACGGTCAACCAATGGCAGATAATACGAAACAATATCAATGGATTGTTAAAATTAAAGAAAATTTAGAAATATTATTTGCATCACGAGATGATGTATTTATTGCTGGAGATTTACTTTGGTATCCTATCGAGGGAAGTGTCAAAACTTGTCAAGCACCTGATGTTATGGTGGTGTTTGGTAGACCAAAAGTAGATAGAGGTTCTTATCAACAATGGAAAGAAAATAATATTCCTCCTCAAGTGGTTTTTGAAATTTTATCACCGGGAAATCGTACTCCCAAAATGATTAATAAATCGCTTTTTTATCAACGTTATGGTGTGGAAGAATATTATATTTATGATCCTGATACTATAGAATTATCTGGATTTATACTTGCGGAAGATGCTTTTACAGTTGTCGAAGATATTAATGGTTGGGTAAGTCCAAGATTGGGAATACGTTTTCAAATTACACCTGATAATTTAGAAATTTATTATCCTGACGGAAGAAAGTTTCTCACATCTTTGGAACTTAATCAAGTTGCTGAACAAGAATATCAACGTGCTGAACAGGAATATCAACGTGCTGAACAAGAACGTCATGGAAAAGAAATAGCTATACAGCAGTATCAGGAATTATTAGCCAAATTACAAGCAAAAGGAATTGATTTAGAAACTTTGTAA
- the pheT gene encoding phenylalanine--tRNA ligase subunit beta has translation MRISLDWLKELVEIKLTPEELAETLTMAGFEVEDIEDRRTWANGVVVGKVLERQPHPNADKLSVCTVDIGAAETVNIVCGAGNVRADIYVPVATTGTYLPNIDLKIKPAKLRGVPSNGMICSLKELGLPTDIDGIHIFPAENMVVGSDVRPLLGLEDVILDVTATANRADALSMVGIAREVAALTGGKLSIPPIAEVENTKTAKNLTLKISETQACPAYIGTVVENIKIAPSPEWLQQRLRAAGVRPINNVVDITNYVLLERGQPLHAFDKERLQSVGEGENLIIGVRFAEVGETLTTLDGNIRNLSTQNLLITANNQAVALAGVMGGAETEVHEGTQSLVLEAALFDSVAIRRSSRSAGLRSEASGRYERGVNRAELEIACNRALSLISELAAGVIVQQEISDYRPDISTWSHSINLRLDKVNEVLGPIELGQETGELQPEDVEKILTALGCELVKIDDRNWTVTVPPYRYRDLEREIDLIEEIARLYGYDKFCDTLPEKSEAGYLSLEQELIRRLRAYLRAEGLTELIHYSLVKPGEDKQIILSNPLFAEYSALRTDLISGLISAFQYNLEQGNGALNGFEIGRVFWREEIGLQEAEMLAGIIGGDITSGKWSRGGKEEAITWFEAKGILESVFKQLKLTVEFQPENRDSRLHPGRTASLWLKGNRLGTFGQIHPQLRREKDLPEAVYVFQLDLDTLLDAWDHDDLLVPKFSSYSTYPASDRDLAFFASVKVTVSEIEKVINKAGKGLLNSVELFDEYRGEHVPTGQRSLAFRLVYRASDRTLTETEIEPVHNQVRTALVEKFGVNLRS, from the coding sequence ATGCGTATTTCTCTAGACTGGTTAAAAGAACTCGTAGAAATCAAACTCACCCCCGAAGAACTGGCGGAAACCTTGACAATGGCAGGGTTTGAAGTAGAAGATATAGAAGATCGTCGCACTTGGGCTAATGGCGTAGTTGTGGGGAAAGTGCTAGAACGTCAACCCCACCCCAACGCCGATAAATTGAGCGTTTGTACCGTAGATATTGGGGCTGCTGAGACTGTAAATATCGTTTGCGGTGCTGGGAACGTCCGCGCAGATATCTATGTCCCCGTCGCCACCACAGGAACTTATTTACCCAACATTGATTTAAAAATCAAACCCGCAAAACTGCGCGGTGTTCCCTCCAATGGGATGATATGCTCTTTAAAAGAACTCGGTTTACCCACTGATATTGACGGTATTCATATCTTCCCCGCAGAAAATATGGTTGTGGGTAGTGACGTGCGTCCCCTGTTGGGTTTGGAAGATGTGATTTTAGATGTCACTGCTACCGCTAACCGGGCTGACGCTTTATCTATGGTGGGTATTGCGAGAGAAGTAGCAGCTTTAACTGGGGGAAAATTATCAATTCCCCCAATTGCAGAAGTTGAAAATACCAAAACTGCAAAAAACCTAACTTTAAAAATTTCCGAAACCCAAGCTTGTCCTGCTTATATTGGGACTGTTGTTGAAAACATCAAAATCGCCCCTTCTCCTGAATGGTTACAACAACGTTTACGCGCTGCGGGAGTCAGACCAATTAATAATGTAGTTGATATCACAAACTACGTTTTATTAGAAAGAGGACAACCGCTTCACGCTTTCGACAAAGAGCGTTTACAATCTGTAGGTGAGGGGGAAAATTTAATTATTGGTGTCCGGTTTGCGGAAGTTGGAGAAACTTTAACAACCTTAGATGGAAATATTCGTAATTTATCAACCCAAAATTTATTAATTACTGCTAATAATCAAGCGGTGGCTTTAGCAGGTGTTATGGGTGGTGCAGAAACAGAAGTTCATGAAGGTACACAAAGTTTAGTTTTAGAAGCGGCGTTATTTGATTCTGTGGCTATTCGGCGTTCTTCTCGCAGTGCGGGGTTAAGAAGTGAGGCTTCTGGTAGATACGAAAGGGGCGTAAATCGAGCAGAATTAGAAATAGCTTGCAACCGGGCTTTATCCTTGATTAGTGAATTAGCTGCGGGTGTGATTGTTCAGCAAGAAATTTCCGATTATCGTCCAGATATTTCTACTTGGTCACATTCTATTAACCTGCGTTTAGATAAAGTTAATGAAGTGTTAGGTCCCATTGAATTAGGACAAGAAACAGGAGAATTACAACCAGAAGATGTAGAAAAAATTCTCACAGCTTTAGGGTGTGAATTAGTCAAAATTGATGACCGGAATTGGACAGTTACCGTACCTCCCTATCGTTACCGCGACTTAGAACGGGAAATTGATTTAATTGAAGAAATTGCCCGGTTATATGGTTATGATAAGTTCTGTGATACTCTACCAGAAAAATCCGAAGCTGGTTATCTATCTTTAGAACAAGAGTTAATTCGCAGGTTACGCGCTTATCTCCGCGCTGAAGGTTTGACTGAATTAATTCATTATTCTTTGGTGAAACCAGGTGAAGATAAACAGATCATTTTAAGTAACCCTTTGTTTGCTGAATATTCGGCTTTACGCACTGATTTGATTTCCGGTTTAATTTCCGCTTTCCAATACAATTTAGAGCAGGGAAATGGGGCGTTAAATGGTTTTGAAATCGGGCGCGTTTTCTGGCGTGAAGAAATCGGTTTACAAGAAGCAGAAATGCTGGCTGGAATTATCGGTGGTGATATAACTTCCGGTAAATGGTCAAGAGGTGGTAAGGAAGAAGCGATTACTTGGTTTGAGGCCAAAGGTATTTTAGAAAGTGTCTTTAAACAACTAAAATTAACTGTAGAATTTCAACCTGAAAACCGAGATTCTCGTTTACATCCTGGACGCACAGCTTCATTGTGGTTAAAAGGTAATAGACTGGGAACATTTGGACAAATTCACCCTCAATTACGTCGAGAGAAAGATTTGCCAGAAGCCGTTTATGTGTTTCAATTGGATTTGGATACCCTGTTGGATGCTTGGGATCATGATGATCTGTTAGTTCCCAAATTCAGTTCCTATTCTACCTATCCAGCTAGTGACAGAGATTTGGCATTTTTTGCTTCTGTGAAAGTGACAGTTTCCGAAATTGAAAAGGTCATTAATAAAGCTGGGAAAGGGTTATTAAACTCGGTGGAATTGTTTGATGAATATCGTGGTGAACACGTTCCCACAGGACAACGCAGTTTAGCTTTTCGGTTAGTATATCGTGCGAGCGATCGCACTCTCACTGAAACTGAAATTGAACCGGTTCATAATCAGGTGCGGACAGCCTTAGTTGAAAAATTTGGTGTAAATTTGAGAAGTTAA
- the urtE gene encoding urea ABC transporter ATP-binding subunit UrtE yields MLKISNLNVHYGESHILRNVDLTVLSGQMVCLIGRNGVGKTTMLKTIIGLLKPSSGIINFAGEIINGKQTYERAKMGIGYVSQGREIIPRLTVKENLLLGLEARQKPVKKPEIPPEIFSLFPVLKTMLSRMGGDLSGGQQQQLAIARALMGKPQLLVLDEPTEGIQPSIILEIEAAVRQIIETTGISVLLVEQHLHFVRQADYYYAMQKGGIVASGLTQELSQDVIQKFLTV; encoded by the coding sequence ATGCTAAAAATTTCTAATCTTAACGTTCATTATGGTGAAAGTCATATTCTCAGAAATGTAGATTTGACTGTATTATCAGGACAGATGGTATGTTTAATTGGCCGCAATGGGGTGGGAAAAACAACCATGCTAAAAACAATTATTGGCTTACTCAAACCCAGCAGCGGAATTATTAATTTTGCTGGGGAGATAATTAATGGTAAACAAACTTATGAAAGAGCGAAAATGGGGATTGGTTATGTGAGTCAGGGAAGGGAAATTATCCCGCGATTAACAGTTAAAGAAAATCTGCTTTTGGGATTAGAAGCTAGACAAAAACCAGTCAAAAAACCAGAAATTCCCCCAGAAATTTTTAGTTTATTTCCAGTATTAAAAACTATGCTTTCTCGTATGGGTGGAGATCTAAGTGGTGGACAACAGCAACAATTAGCGATCGCTCGTGCTTTAATGGGAAAACCACAACTACTCGTATTAGATGAACCGACGGAAGGTATTCAACCCTCAATCATTTTGGAAATTGAAGCCGCAGTTCGTCAGATTATTGAAACTACAGGGATTTCTGTTTTATTGGTAGAACAACACTTGCATTTTGTCCGTCAAGCAGATTATTATTATGCTATGCAAAAAGGGGGGATTGTTGCTTCCGGTCTAACTCAGGAACTTAGTCAAGATGTGATTCAAAAGTTTTTGACGGTTTAG
- a CDS encoding iron uptake porin: MQKLLTYLLASSTVISAILWTSSGVLAEEIPANNQLQTDTNSQQLNINNQQKVISQVTSVSQLSDVQPNDWAFQALQSLVERYGCVAGYPNGTFRGNRALSRYEFAAGLNACLDRVNELIATATADLTTKQDLATIQKLQNDFSAELATLKGRVDTVEARTADLEANQFSTTTKLQGQVVAVVSGVVSGDKVGTSNITSKNTTLGARTRLELVTSFTGKDTLFTRLESNNINSFGLNTPEGKLSFASGTPNNNVSIGALSYGFPLGKNTYANIIANDGIILDLDSTLNLFDGNGGSGAVSAFATRNPIYAQLGGAGLGVKQKFGKNLTLSLGYLASQHNNPTPGNGLFDGPYGGLAQLTVKPSDRISLGLTYINSYNKSLVTGSNNATFTNLAPGTNFSSNSYGVEASLGITKQLILGGWAGYTNSQVLTGTKGKAEIWNYAVTLGLPDLGKKGNLAGIVFGMEPKVTNSTVTGVTKDPNTSYHVEGFYQYKVSDNITITPAVIWLTAPNHDDRSSNLVIGALRTTFSF; the protein is encoded by the coding sequence ATGCAAAAGCTCTTAACATATTTACTTGCTAGTTCGACTGTTATCAGTGCTATACTATGGACAAGTTCTGGAGTCTTGGCTGAAGAAATACCAGCAAATAATCAACTCCAGACTGACACTAATTCTCAACAATTAAATATAAATAATCAACAAAAGGTAATATCTCAAGTTACCTCCGTGTCTCAGTTATCTGATGTCCAACCTAATGATTGGGCATTTCAGGCATTACAATCATTGGTAGAACGCTATGGATGTGTTGCAGGTTATCCTAACGGGACTTTTCGGGGTAATCGGGCGTTGTCACGATACGAATTTGCGGCTGGTTTGAATGCTTGTTTAGATCGAGTCAATGAATTAATTGCTACTGCTACCGCTGATTTAACGACAAAACAAGATTTAGCAACAATCCAAAAGTTGCAAAATGACTTTTCCGCAGAACTAGCAACCTTAAAAGGGCGTGTAGACACTGTAGAAGCCAGAACTGCTGATTTAGAAGCCAATCAATTTTCAACTACCACAAAACTGCAAGGACAGGTTGTTGCGGTTGTTAGTGGTGTTGTTTCTGGTGATAAAGTTGGTACTAGTAACATTACTAGCAAGAATACGACATTAGGCGCTAGAACTAGACTGGAGCTTGTCACCAGTTTTACTGGAAAAGACACACTGTTTACCAGGCTAGAAAGCAACAATATTAACAGTTTTGGTCTTAATACTCCAGAAGGTAAATTGTCCTTTGCCAGTGGCACACCTAATAACAATGTTTCCATAGGTGCGCTTTCCTATGGATTCCCCCTTGGTAAAAACACTTATGCCAACATCATAGCCAATGATGGTATAATTCTCGACCTTGACAGCACATTGAATCTATTTGATGGGAATGGTGGGTCTGGTGCTGTGTCCGCATTTGCAACCAGAAACCCCATCTATGCCCAATTGGGTGGGGCAGGACTAGGTGTAAAACAAAAATTCGGTAAAAATTTAACTCTCAGTTTAGGTTACTTAGCTAGTCAACACAATAACCCTACTCCCGGAAATGGGTTGTTTGATGGTCCCTACGGCGGTTTAGCACAATTAACAGTCAAACCAAGCGATCGCATTTCCCTTGGTTTAACTTACATCAATTCCTATAACAAGTCGCTGGTTACAGGTAGTAATAACGCCACATTTACCAATCTTGCCCCTGGTACAAACTTTTCCAGTAATTCCTACGGTGTGGAAGCATCTTTAGGTATTACGAAGCAACTTATTTTAGGTGGTTGGGCTGGATATACCAATAGTCAAGTTTTGACTGGTACCAAAGGAAAAGCAGAAATTTGGAACTATGCTGTTACTTTAGGTTTACCAGATTTGGGTAAAAAAGGTAACTTAGCTGGCATTGTATTTGGTATGGAACCAAAGGTCACGAATTCTACTGTTACTGGAGTTACGAAAGATCCAAATACCTCCTATCACGTTGAGGGATTTTATCAATACAAGGTCAGCGATAATATCACCATTACCCCCGCTGTAATTTGGCTAACAGCCCCAAATCACGATGATCGCAGTAGCAATTTAGTAATTGGTGCTTTGAGAACTACTTTCAGTTTCTAA
- the urtD gene encoding urea ABC transporter ATP-binding protein UrtD, with product MNAKILETENVTVSFDGFKALNQLNFSMNVGELRVVIGPNGAGKTTFLDVITGKVQPTIGRVLFKGKNLRSLAEHQIARLGIGRKFQTPRIYLNLTPFENLEITSNRQKNVFSTLFRSINSAERNSLKGLLETIGLTAKANIPAALLSHGEKQRLEIGMLVAQSPDLLLVDEPVAGLTDEETYNIGNLLSTLAESHSILVIEHDMEFVRQIAKKVTVLHEGSVLCEGDFEEVRNDPRVIEVYLGKQEENHTPLNPLL from the coding sequence ATGAACGCCAAAATCTTGGAAACTGAAAATGTCACCGTTAGTTTTGACGGTTTTAAAGCATTAAACCAATTAAATTTTAGTATGAATGTTGGTGAATTGCGCGTAGTAATTGGTCCAAATGGGGCTGGAAAAACTACCTTTCTGGATGTAATTACAGGTAAGGTGCAACCAACCATAGGAAGAGTCCTATTTAAGGGTAAAAATTTACGTTCTTTAGCTGAACATCAAATTGCACGGCTGGGAATTGGGCGCAAATTTCAAACTCCACGCATATATCTTAATTTAACACCTTTTGAGAATTTAGAAATTACTAGTAATCGTCAGAAAAATGTCTTTTCAACTTTGTTTCGTTCGATCAATTCTGCGGAAAGAAATAGTCTGAAAGGCTTATTAGAAACAATTGGTTTAACTGCAAAAGCAAATATTCCAGCGGCTTTATTATCCCACGGAGAAAAGCAACGTTTGGAGATTGGAATGTTAGTAGCGCAATCTCCTGATTTATTACTTGTTGATGAACCAGTGGCTGGTTTAACAGATGAAGAAACCTATAATATCGGTAATTTATTATCAACATTAGCGGAAAGTCATTCAATTTTAGTCATTGAACATGATATGGAATTTGTGCGACAAATTGCTAAGAAGGTGACAGTATTACATGAGGGTTCAGTATTGTGTGAAGGTGATTTTGAGGAAGTGAGAAATGACCCCCGCGTTATTGAAGTATATTTAGGAAAACAGGAAGAGAATCATACCCCCCTTAATCCCCTTTTGTAA
- the urtC gene encoding urea ABC transporter permease subunit UrtC gives MDKLGMMKIKKGRSLILVEVGVVCAIALILILMMPVLLSDFRLNLLGRFLSLAIVALGIDLIWGYAGLLSLGHGIFFGLGGYAIAMYLKLQVPTGELPDFMALYGVMELPGFWQPFSSFPLSMAAVVMIPGLLAGLLGYLVFRNRIKGVYFSILTQAAIIVFFNFFNGQQQFFNGTNGLIDFTTFPPLSWGVNGSGAIVSDSKTQFVFYVLTVVFLAATYGICRWLTSGRFGRLLIAIRDDESRVRFSGYDPTDFKVLVFAVSGAIAGIAGAFYTVQSGSVSPRSMDIGFSIEMVIWVAVGGRGTLIGAVIGTLLVNYARTFLSEQFAEIWLFFQGILLLTIVILLPDGIMGWLNKQNIPFGKRQQLKPSDTYPSLEEDMEVKHERQNLGN, from the coding sequence ATGGATAAGTTAGGAATGATGAAAATTAAAAAGGGGCGAAGTTTAATATTAGTTGAAGTTGGGGTAGTTTGTGCGATCGCTTTAATTTTGATTTTGATGATGCCGGTTTTACTTTCAGATTTTCGTCTGAATTTATTGGGACGATTTTTGTCTCTGGCTATTGTGGCTTTGGGAATTGATTTAATTTGGGGTTACGCTGGTTTATTGAGTTTGGGACATGGGATTTTCTTCGGTTTGGGTGGATATGCGATCGCTATGTACCTAAAATTGCAAGTTCCCACGGGGGAATTACCGGATTTTATGGCTCTTTATGGTGTTATGGAACTTCCTGGATTTTGGCAGCCTTTTTCTTCTTTTCCCCTGTCTATGGCTGCTGTGGTGATGATTCCGGGTTTGTTAGCAGGATTACTAGGATATTTAGTATTTCGTAATCGCATTAAGGGGGTTTATTTTTCGATTTTGACTCAAGCTGCAATTATTGTATTTTTCAATTTTTTTAATGGACAACAACAATTTTTTAATGGCACAAATGGGTTGATAGATTTTACCACTTTTCCGCCTTTATCTTGGGGAGTTAATGGCAGTGGTGCTATAGTTAGTGATAGCAAAACTCAATTTGTTTTTTATGTCTTGACGGTGGTATTTTTGGCGGCTACTTATGGGATTTGTCGCTGGTTAACTAGTGGACGTTTTGGCCGATTATTAATAGCTATTCGTGATGATGAAAGTCGGGTGAGATTTTCTGGCTATGACCCCACAGATTTTAAAGTATTAGTATTTGCAGTTTCGGGAGCAATTGCTGGTATAGCTGGGGCATTTTACACCGTTCAAAGTGGTTCTGTATCCCCTAGATCCATGGATATTGGCTTTTCTATTGAAATGGTGATTTGGGTGGCTGTGGGGGGAAGAGGGACGTTAATCGGGGCAGTTATTGGCACTTTATTAGTTAATTATGCCCGGACTTTTTTAAGTGAACAATTCGCGGAAATATGGCTATTTTTTCAGGGTATACTATTATTAACTATCGTCATTTTGCTTCCTGACGGCATCATGGGATGGTTAAATAAACAAAATATCCCTTTTGGGAAACGTCAGCAATTAAAACCTTCTGATACCTATCCTAGTTTAGAAGAAGATATGGAGGTGAAACATGAACGCCAAAATCTTGGAAACTGA
- a CDS encoding ABC transporter permease subunit — MLTGFLEAVFNGVSIGAVLLIAALGLAIIFGLMGVINMAHGELIMFGAYTTFVVQNICKQLGGVWFEVYIFLALIIAFVFTAGVGLILEKSVIRYLYGRPLETLLATWGVSLIFQQFVRSVNLLLVMGMVLFSVLFFGGLWILNSRNNFQKIRNWVVGVLLFLSLGLTITICNLLSKTYQQAVTLPWFGAQNVDVTAPSWLQSGVSLAGVQLPYARLFIIVLTIICVGGIYLFLQRSHWGLRIRAVTQNRSMSACLGIPTQKVDAITFALGSGLAGVAGCAISLLGSVGPNTGQNYIIDTFMVVVVGGVGNLAGTILAALGIGTTNYLIGSGTLALLLGPVKPLADLFSFFATTSMAKVMVFALIIVFLQWKPGGIFPQKGRHVDV, encoded by the coding sequence ATGTTAACAGGTTTCTTGGAAGCTGTATTTAATGGTGTTAGTATTGGCGCTGTTTTATTAATTGCTGCGTTAGGATTAGCTATCATATTTGGCTTAATGGGTGTCATTAATATGGCTCATGGTGAGCTAATTATGTTTGGTGCTTATACAACTTTTGTGGTGCAAAACATTTGTAAGCAATTGGGTGGGGTTTGGTTTGAAGTTTATATATTTCTGGCTTTGATTATTGCTTTCGTTTTCACTGCTGGTGTGGGATTAATTCTGGAAAAAAGTGTAATTCGTTATCTCTATGGACGACCTTTAGAAACTCTGTTAGCAACCTGGGGAGTAAGTTTAATTTTTCAACAGTTTGTTCGCAGTGTCAATTTATTATTAGTCATGGGGATGGTTTTGTTTTCTGTTCTGTTTTTTGGGGGTTTATGGATTTTAAATTCTCGGAATAATTTCCAGAAAATTCGTAACTGGGTTGTGGGAGTTTTACTATTTTTGTCGCTAGGATTGACAATTACAATTTGTAATTTATTGAGTAAAACCTATCAGCAAGCGGTAACTTTACCTTGGTTTGGCGCTCAAAATGTGGATGTTACAGCCCCTAGTTGGTTACAATCTGGTGTATCTTTAGCTGGTGTACAATTACCTTATGCCCGGTTATTTATTATTGTTTTGACGATTATTTGTGTGGGAGGAATTTATCTATTTTTGCAACGTTCTCATTGGGGATTAAGAATTAGGGCTGTTACTCAAAATCGCAGTATGAGTGCTTGTTTGGGTATTCCCACTCAAAAAGTTGATGCAATTACTTTTGCGCTGGGTTCAGGGTTAGCTGGTGTGGCTGGATGTGCAATTAGTTTACTCGGTTCTGTTGGACCAAATACTGGACAAAATTACATTATTGACACCTTTATGGTGGTGGTTGTCGGTGGTGTGGGTAATTTAGCTGGTACGATTTTGGCGGCTTTGGGAATTGGGACAACTAATTATTTGATTGGTTCGGGAACTTTGGCTTTGTTGTTGGGTCCGGTTAAGCCTTTGGCTGATTTATTTAGTTTTTTTGCAACTACAAGTATGGCTAAGGTGATGGTTTTTGCGTTAATCATTGTGTTTTTACAGTGGAAGCCGGGCGGAATTTTTCCCCAAAAGGGTCGTCATGTTGATGTTTAA
- the urtA gene encoding urea ABC transporter substrate-binding protein, whose translation MGKQFNRRKFLLYGAAGIGSSIFLKACANNSPNTANSPAASTSTSPVAGTTGKTIKVGILHSLSGTMAISEKSVVDAEKLAIKEINAAGGVLGKQIEAVVEDGASNWDTFREKATKLIDQDQVAVVFGCWTSASRKNVKPVFESKDHMLWYPVQYEGQECSKNIFYTGAAPNQQIEPSVDWLLKNKGKEFFLVGSDYVFPRTANNIIKAQLEALGGKTVGEDYLPLGNTEVTAIITKIKQVLPKGGVIYNTLNGDSNVAFFKQLKGAGLTPDKYPSMSVSIAEEEVKAIGVEYLKGHYAAWNYFQTVDTPANKKFVAAFKKEYGEDRVTNDPMEAAYIAVYLWKQSVEKATTTDLAKVRAAAYGQTIDAPEGKVTVNANHHISKIVRIGQVRQDGLFDIVYATPAPVEPVPWNQFVKETKGFACDWSDPAKGGKYKKG comes from the coding sequence ATGGGTAAGCAATTTAACCGACGCAAGTTTCTGCTTTATGGTGCAGCGGGTATTGGTAGTAGCATCTTTTTAAAAGCTTGTGCTAATAACTCTCCAAATACTGCGAATAGTCCAGCAGCATCCACCAGTACATCTCCCGTAGCTGGTACTACTGGTAAAACCATCAAGGTAGGTATTTTACATTCTCTCAGTGGCACAATGGCTATCAGTGAGAAAAGTGTTGTAGATGCGGAAAAATTAGCAATTAAGGAAATTAACGCTGCTGGGGGTGTTTTAGGTAAACAAATTGAAGCAGTTGTTGAAGATGGCGCTTCTAATTGGGATACCTTTAGAGAAAAAGCTACCAAATTGATTGACCAGGATCAAGTAGCGGTGGTTTTCGGGTGTTGGACTTCTGCTAGTCGTAAAAATGTCAAGCCAGTTTTCGAGAGCAAGGATCATATGCTCTGGTATCCTGTGCAGTATGAAGGTCAAGAATGTTCTAAAAACATTTTTTACACTGGTGCAGCCCCAAATCAACAAATTGAACCTTCTGTTGATTGGTTGTTGAAGAATAAAGGTAAAGAGTTCTTTTTAGTAGGTTCTGACTATGTTTTCCCCCGTACTGCTAATAACATTATTAAGGCTCAATTAGAGGCTTTAGGTGGGAAAACTGTTGGGGAAGATTACTTACCTTTGGGTAATACGGAAGTAACAGCTATTATTACGAAAATTAAGCAGGTTTTACCCAAGGGCGGTGTAATTTATAATACGCTAAATGGTGATAGTAATGTTGCTTTCTTCAAACAGTTGAAAGGAGCGGGATTGACACCAGATAAGTATCCTTCCATGTCTGTGAGTATTGCGGAAGAGGAAGTTAAAGCCATTGGGGTGGAGTATCTAAAAGGACATTATGCTGCTTGGAACTATTTTCAAACAGTAGACACACCTGCGAACAAGAAATTTGTGGCGGCTTTTAAGAAAGAATACGGTGAAGATAGAGTAACAAACGACCCAATGGAAGCGGCCTATATCGCCGTGTATTTGTGGAAGCAATCAGTAGAAAAAGCAACTACAACTGACTTGGCGAAAGTCCGGGCTGCGGCCTATGGTCAAACTATAGATGCACCTGAAGGAAAAGTGACTGTTAATGCCAATCATCACATATCAAAAATTGTGCGGATTGGTCAAGTCAGACAGGATGGCCTATTTGACATTGTTTATGCTACCCCCGCACCAGTTGAACCAGTTCCTTGGAATCAATTTGTGAAAGAGACCAAGGGATTTGCTTGTGATTGGTCAGATCCTGCAAAAGGTGGTAAATACAAGAAGGGTTAA
- a CDS encoding YciI family protein: protein MTKYILWGSYCEDVLSKREPYRQEHLAGLAQQKESGILITIGPTKDVTQVFAIYEAEDENTVRQLVESDPYWQNGIWTEYFVKEWIQAF from the coding sequence ATGACAAAATACATCTTATGGGGAAGCTATTGTGAAGACGTTCTCAGTAAACGCGAACCCTATCGTCAAGAGCATTTAGCCGGATTAGCACAACAGAAAGAATCTGGAATTTTAATTACCATTGGTCCAACAAAAGATGTAACTCAAGTTTTTGCTATTTACGAAGCTGAAGACGAAAACACCGTTCGTCAACTAGTGGAATCAGATCCCTATTGGCAAAACGGCATTTGGACAGAGTATTTTGTTAAAGAATGGATTCAGGCTTTTTAG